In the Sarcophilus harrisii chromosome 3, mSarHar1.11, whole genome shotgun sequence genome, one interval contains:
- the LOC100928795 gene encoding putative olfactory receptor 10D4 — MEMKNYTVVTEFILLGIPETVGLERVLFILFLSLYLCTLSGNVLILTAIISSSCLHTPMYFFLGNLSIFDMGFSSVTSPKMLLYLSGQTPVISFQGCAAQLFFYHFLGCTECFLYTVMAYDRFVAICHPLRYTIIMNHRMCSILATSTWMGGCVHATILTSLTFQLPYCDANQVGYYFCDIPAVLPLACTDIALAQRVSFTNVGLLSLICFFLILISYTRIGISISRIHSTEGRRRAFSTCSAHLTAILCAYRPIIIIYLQPTPSLLLGSVVQILNNLVTPMLNPLIYSLRNKDVKFALNKVLNKVRLIAGSE, encoded by the coding sequence ATGGAAATGAAGAACTACACAGTCGTGACTGAGTTCATCTTGCTGGGAATCCCTGAGACTGTGGGGCTAGAAAGAGTGctctttattctcttcttatctttgtACCTATGCACACTGTCAGGGAATGTGCTCATCCTCACAGCCATCATTTCTTCCTCCTGCCTTCATACCCCCATGTATTTCTTCCTGGGAAACCTGTCCATATTTGACATGGGTTTTTCCTCAGTTACCTCACCCAAAATGTTACTTTATCTTTCTGGCCAGACACCAGTCATCTCTTTCCAGGGATGTGCAGCCCAGTTGTTCTTCTATCATTTCCTGGGCTGCACTGAGTGCTTCCTGTACACTGTAATGGCCTACGATCGCTTTGTTGCTATCTGTCACCCTCTACGTTACACAATTATTATGAATCATAGGATGTGCTCCATTCTAGCAACAAGTACCTGGATGGGTGGGTGTGTTCATGCTACTATCCTGACCTCCCTTACTTTCCAGTTACCTTATTGTGACGCAAACCAAGTAGGTTACTATTTCTGTGATATCCCTGCTGTCTTACCTCTGGCCTGTACAGATATAGCTTTAGCCCAAAGGGTTAGTTTCACTAATGTTGGTCTTTTATCTCTCATATGCTTCTTCCTCATTCTCATTTCCTACACTCGCATTGGGATCTCCATATCAAGAATACACTCCACAGAAGGCAGACGACGAGCCTTTTCCACCTGCAGTGCACACCTCACAGCAATCCTTTGTGCTTATAGGCCCATTATCATCATCTACTTACAGCCTACCCCTAGTCTCTTGCTTGGGTCAGTGGTTCAGATATTAAATAATCTTGTGACCCCTATGTTGAACCCTTTAATCTATAGCTTAAGAAATAAGGATGTGAAATTTGCTCTCAACAAAGTATTAAATAAAGTGAGACTCATTGCTGGAAGTGAATAA